ATCAACAGGTGTTCGTTTTCCATCTGGGTAACAATATTGATAACTCCGCCATATGGCATTGCATCGATGGCGTTAAGTATAAGATTCGTAAACACCTGTTCTAATTGATTAGGGTGGCACCTTATCTGAGGAAGGTTATTGTCCAAAAATTGATTTACCGTTATCGTATTTTGAGTAAGCTTTCTTTGCAATAAACTTACAATATTTTGAATGTGATGGTTAATATTATGGTCTCCCTTTTCTTCCAGGATATTCAGATTAGATTCTAACAAACGTCTTACAATGCCTGCTATTCTATGAATACCTTCCATTACAAGTTCAACATACTTTCTTTCTTCTTCATCTTTAGACATATTCTCCAGAAGTAACTGTAAGTAATTCGTGATCCCTTCCAGTGGGTTATTGATTTCGTGAGCAACACTTGCAACAACCCTTCCCAGTGAGGCTAACTTTTCTGCCGCTACAAGCTGTACCTCCAGCTTTCTTTTGGCAGTTATGTCTCTGTAGACAGACCTGATGGCAATAATTCTACCGCTATTATCACAGATATGATTATCGTTCAGACTTACATCGATGATACTTCCGTCCTTTTTTACCATCTGCAACTCTAACCCTTTTGCGAGTTGTCCACTAAAACGTTTTGGTAATAATTCTTCCATGATCCTTCGTGTCTTTTCTGTTTGAAATTCAAAGATATGCCTTCCAATGAGTTCTTCTTTTTTATATCCAAGAATCGCTGCGCCTGTTTGATTACAGTTAATGATACTGCCATTTTCATCATTCGTTATGTAAATATCCGGGGCATTATCATACAGATCTCTGTATCTTTCCTCCGATTCTTTTGTTTTTGCAAATAACCGCGTATTTTCTATTGCGATGGCTAATTGCATGGCAATCTGCTCTAGTATGGTGAAATGTTTTTCCGAGAAGTTGTTTACCCTTTTACTTCCAAAATTAATTGTTCCGACAATGGCACCTTTGTACTCAAGGGGAAAACCCAGTCTGGATTTTATTCCCTCTCTCATTAACGTTTGATCCGACCAAAAGGCGCTTTTTGAAGTATCTCTCACAATAAATGGCTTACCGGTAAACGTTACCCGTTCTAACAGACTACCTTCTTTCGGGAACCAGTCACCTTCGCTGATTGCCGTATAATCATATGGCGTATCAACTGCCAAAACTTCAAACCTTTGTGTTTTTTCATCAAGCAGGGCAATACTAATCCGGTCAAAATCAATAATGCGCTTAAGTTCGTTACTTATGGCTTTAAACATTTCAGGCATGAGACCCGATGTAATAATTTTGTTGATATTGTAGATAATCTCCTTCTGATGCTCCATTTGCCACATCTTGGTAATATCCTGTATCAATTCGAGCACCTGGACGATATTTCCCTGAGCGTCCTTTATTGGCGAACTGATAAAATGGTAGTATTTCTTCTCATTATCTTTGCCAATCACCAGCCTTTTTGTTTCTTGTATTTTACCGGTTTTGAATACACGGCTTGCTGTACAATCTTCAGGAGGCACTTCGCCACAACCGAAGATGCTGTGACAATTCGGTACGATAAAACTGTTTATCTTACCAAACCGGTCTTCAAAGGGTTTATTCGCCCATGCTATTTTCATATTGTTATCTATAAGGCAGAGATAAGCGCCAATCTCGGTTACTATCAATTCCAGTTTCTTCTCTTCCCTTTCTAATTCCAAACGCGTTTTTTCAAGATCGCTCAGCATATACAAAGTGGCCTCTCTGAAGTCAGATAATTCACTGATAAGTTTTTTTATCTGCCTCATATCACGGGCAACGCCGACAATTCCCAGTATCTCTCCTTCATGATTCCGCATAATACGTCCGCAAAAATGCATAGGTATATCTTCGTTATTGCGATTGCGGTAAGTAATATCGTAATCTTTAAATACATCCTCATTCGAAATAGCATCCCACCTCCTGTTTACAATAGGATTGCCTTTATCAGGTAAAATGATACTTACCTCTTTGCCGATTAAATCTTTTTCCTCATACCCTAAGAGCTTCAGCGTTGATTTATTAACGGTTTTTATCTTATTATTTTTATCTACTACAATTAAGGTGTCGATCATACTCTCAATGATATTATCTACGTAAGCTTTCGATACCGTAGTCTTCTGCAGGTCTTCGGTCATTTTATTTATGGAGGTAACGAGCATTCCAATCTCGTCCCTTGAATTCATATGTATTCTTTTCGCGAGGTCGCCGCTGGCAATGGCGTTCATGGTGTGGGATATCTTTGCTATTGGGCGTGTAATTAATTTTCTGATCAGCAGAAAGGTAACAGAAATAACAATTCCAATAGAACACGATGCGATACCGATGAGTATTATGATATTTGTCTTTAAACTGGCATAAATAGGCTCCAAAGGAGCGATGATACTTATAGCGCCCCTCAAATCTCCTATTTTGTATCCTTCCTTTTTATGTCCGGAAATATCCAGTTCTCCCGAGGGTTCGCCGTGACACTGGAGACATTCTTCTTCGATATAAAGAGGATCGATATAACGCAATATTTTCTTATTATTTGCGTCTAATGATTCGCGGGAAAATGCATCTTGTGGCTTTTGTTTTTCCATCGTTTTCAGGATTGCTGTTTCAAAATCGTCCGGCGCATTACGCGGATTTCTGTATTTCAGGCTTATTTGCCGAATGATATAAGGGGTGCTCTTGCTGATGCGATGAGAGATCTCACTGCCGGCTTTTGCCGGATTCAGACCTTTAAAAACCTTATTGCCACTTATGGGATCAGTGTTGATAATATCCTGAACACTTGCCAGATATTTGCGGGTAATCTCTACTTCCTTCACGAGGATTTTTGCCTGTTTTTTAATCTCTTCCTTTAATAAATAGCGTTGCCTTTGAATAATCCACGTAAAGCTGATTCCCAGGATGAGCGCCAGAGTAATACTTATGGATAAGACACATTTAGTACCGAGTTTCATACTACTCCATCGCTATGAGCGCTCTTTCTGTTTTAATGTCTTCAGTTCTTCTTCCATCTTTTTCATCTTGAGTTCTCTTCCGATAGCAACTTTGGCAAAATTTTCTAATTGCTCTACTTTTTTCTTCAGTTCGTCCCGCGATGCTTCTAATTCGTATGTTCGATTCTTTACATCCTCTTCGAGATGTTCCTTTATATGCTCAAGTTCTCTTGTTCTTTCTTTTATTTTGTCCTGTAATGCAGCATTCAGGTCCTGGACTTTCGAGATTTTTACAAAGTCAAGCCATGAAGTAACGTCTGCATACTCACTGATGTTCAGCCCTTTTACCTCTTCTTCCTTACTGATCCGGATGCCAACAAATTTTTTTAGACACCAGAAAAGTAAAAGACCCATCGAAAAGGCCCAGACAAATCCCGCGATAATCCCTAAACATTGAACACCTGCCTGCAGAAGCCGGTTAGAATTTGTTATAGAGAATGCGGATGCGGGTGTAAACAGGCTTACGGCTAACGTACCCCAGGCGCCGCAAAAACCATGGACGGAAACAGCGCCTACAGGATCATCCACCTTTAACACCCTCTCAACAAAATCCTTTGCTAATATTGCAATAATTCCTGCGCAGAATCCCACAACGCATGCATAGAGAGAGCTCACCCTGCTTGATCCGGCGGCAATGGCAACTAATCCGCCCATGATTCCCAGGAGTATCTCTGCCGCATCTAATCTCTTGTTTTTCAGTCTTCCAAAAGCGACAGCGCAAACACCTGCAACTGCGCCTGCAAGGGTTGTGTTGATGATTACTAACCCGATACTGGTATCTACCTGTAAAATAGCCCCGCCGTTAAATCCAAACCAGCCAAACCAGAGGAAAAATGTGCCTATGGTAGCCAGAGGCAGATTGTGTCCGTACATCCTGTTTGCGGTGCCGTCCGGATTAAATTTTCCCATCCTTGGCCCCAGCATAATGGCTCCGGACAATGCTACCCATCCGCTTATAGAGTGAACTACGGTAGAGCCTGCAAAGTCGATAAATCCCAACTTCCCAAGCCAGCCAAATTGGTTGTGGTGAAATAAATGCCCCCATGCCCAGTGACCAAAAACAGGATAAATGAAGCTTACTACAAAAATGGTGGTACAGACATGCGTCGAAAGTTTCGCCCTTTCTGAGAAGGCGCCGGATGTAATAATAGCTGCAGTACTTGCAAATACCAGTTGGAAGAATACAAAGGCATATCCCAGAGAAGTCAGGTGGGTATCGATACCGAAAAATAAAAAATTATTTGTTCCTAAATACCCTTTATAACTTGCACCAAACATTATTCCAAAACCGAGTAAAAAGTACATTATGGCGCTTACGAGAAAGTCCAATATGTTCTTTACTGCAACGCTTATTGCATTTTTAGCCTGCACAGAGCCAGCCTCGAAGGCAGTAAACCCGACTTGCATGAAAAAGACCATGCTGGCAGAAACAATAAGCCAGATAAAATTCAGTTTTTTCTGAAATAACTGCAAAGGTGTTTCTGCATACACAGCATAAGAAGGGTAAAAGATTATGGTTAACACACTGATACCTGAAAGAGTAGCTAAAATCAGCCTGCTACTCCTGTAGTAGCTTTGTTTCCTGAGCATTTTTACTCCTTTTTCACTCCTTGTAAACAACATGAGGTTGTAATCACAAATTCCCCCGGTTCACCGTCCACGTACCGTTTTATTTCATCAGATAAGGACATAGTCCGTTTGCCTCTGTGCGTGGTAGGAACTCCGCACGAGTGGTCCTGATTCCACATAGGTAAATCCCATACAGATACCTTCCCGTTTCAATATTTCAAATTCTTCCGGGGTATAATAGCGCTGAATTGGCAAAGCATTTCTCGCTGGACTTAAATACTGTCCTAAGGTGAGGAGATCGCAACCGGCATTTCTTATGCCCTGCATAACCTCGATTATTTCGTTCCATTCTTCACCCAAACCTAACATCAATCCTGATTTTGTTATCAGGAACGGGTTTTTTTCATGCACATGTTTCAATAACTTCAGGGAACGTGCATAATCTGCCACAGGTCTTACTTTTGAATAAAGACGAGGCACAGTTTCTATATTATGATTTATTATATCAGGTCTTGCATGAATTACTGTCTCCAGCGCCTTTAAAGACCCTCCAAAATCGGGTATTAAAACCTCAACTTTACAATTTTCAATATACTTCCGGATATGGTAAATAGTTTCTGCATAAACCGATGCGCCACCGTCAGAAAGATCGTCTCTTGTCACAGAAGTAACCACCACATAGGCTAGCCCCATTTCCTTAACAGCCTCTGCAATCCGGTGAGGTTCGCCTTTATCTATTCTCGCGGGATCCCCTTTCTTTACAGCACAAAATTCACACCGTCTGGTACAGGTATTGCCAAGGATTAAAAACGTTGCAGTTCGCTGTTCAAAACATTCACCGATATTTGGACATAGGGCTTGTTCACAAACCGTATGGAGCTGTTTTTCCCGTAAAATACCTTTTATGTCATGAAAATTTTTACCGGCAGATAATTTTGTTTTTAGCCAATGTGGACGCATGGGTATTGGTAACTTTGTAGAGAAGTAAGTATTGTAGTATTATGGAATTATAATAATTATGATTGCCAGATTATACGGCGATAAGCATCGGTAATCAAGTGTTATCTTGTATCATTTCTGTACCGGGGAATCTTATAAACTACCGTGAGAGAAGTTGCTCAAGATAAGGAGCAACAACATTTTTACCTGAGTAGTTACTATAGTTCTATGCTTTTTTGCAGCAGATTGATATAATGCGCTGCAATTGTCTTTTCTCTTATCTCATAACAATATATTTTCACTATTTTATACATTCAATGCTACTCAGGAGATTGAAAATTTATGAAACTTGCAGAAAATCTTGTAACCATTCGTCTAAAATTAAAAAATGTTCCAGGTACACTGGGCAGGGCGCTCAGCACCATTGGTAAATTAGGTGGAAGTATGGGTAATATCCAGATCATTAAAGTGAATAGGGAATTTAAGATTAGAGATTTAGCCGTGTACGTTACTACAGATAAACAGGTTAAAGAAATTGCAAATGCCCTTTCTGCTATAGGAAAAGAATACATAGAAATAATCAGCATGAAAGATAAGGTCTTCGAACTTCATGAAAAAGGAAAAATTTTCCTCAGCAACCGTATTAATATTACTACCTTCGAGGACCTTTCAAGGGTATATACACCCGGCGTAGCAAAGGTATGTAAAGCCATTCAGAAAAGGCCTGAACTAGCCAGAGAGTATACTATTATTAAAAATACCGTTGCTGTTATAACCGATGGTACGGCGGTCCTTGGGTTAGGTGATATTGGTCCTGTGGCAGGGATGCCCGTCATGGAAGGCAAGGCCATGTTATTCAAAACATTCGGGAATATAGACGCATTTCCCATTCTTCTCAACACAAAAGATGCAGGTGAAATAGTGAAAACGATTGTAAATATTGCCCCTACTTTTGGGGGCATTAATCTGGAAGATATCTCGGCTCCGCGCTGTTTTGAAATCGAAAAGAGATTACAGGCAGAATTAGCTATTCCTGTATTTCACGATGATCAGCATGGCACTGCGGTGGTTTGCCTCGCAGGTCTTATCAATGCGCTAAAAGTAGTTAAAAAAGAAATGGAAGGCATTTCTATTGTTATCAGCGGCGCTGGCGCCGCTGGAACATCTATTGCCAGAATACTTCTCAGGGCCGGGGCAAGAAATATCGTAGTATGCGATACTGCAGGGTCTATCTACAAAGGCAGAAAAGTCCATATGAATCCCGACAAGGAAGCTTTGGCAGAAATCACAAATCCAAAGAGAGAAAAAGGGACTCTGGCCGATGTTATGAAAGGCAAAGATGTCTTTATTGGCGTTTCCGGCCCCAATATTATCCATAAGGATTTCGTAAAAACCATGAATGAAAATTCTATCGTATTTGCTATGGCAAACCCTGATCCTGAAATTGAGCCGGATTCAATTGAGGGCATTGCAAGAATTATTGCCACAGGCCGGTCGGATTATCAGAATCAAATTAATAATGTACTCTGTTTTCCCGGTATTTTCAGAGGGGCGCTGGATAGCGGGGCAACAACAATTAACGACGAGATGAAGATGGCAGCGGCTTACGCTATTGCTTGTGGTATTGAAGAAGAGCACCTATCAGAGGATTACATTATACCAGGGGTATTTAACGAGAATGTTCATAGAGATGTAGCGCGGGCAGTTGCCGATGCTGCAAGAAAAAGTGGTGTGGCTACTCGGGAAGTTTTGTAATATGATGTATTCCTTACGGCAGAAACGAAGAAATATTTTGCAATTAAAAGTATGAAATATATAATAATAGAAATATATCTTTTAACATTTTCTCCGAAACAGAAACTCTGTGGGGACGTAGCTCAGTCCGGGAGAGCGTCTCGTTCGCAACGAGAAGGTCGGGGGTTCGATTCCCCTCGTCTCCATTTTTTAAGTTTTTACCTATAACTCCTTATGATTTTTTCCACCCCTAAAAAACCGTCCCCGATGTGTCCCCGGAACGTCACCAAATCAAACGAAAATACTTTCAAATGTGATGAATGAGAATAATAAAGGCTCATAGTGTAATATACAAAAACCTGAAAAGACTTATTATAGTATCCAATAAATGAAACCGGACAGAATAGGGAGAAAGCTGAGTCTTTGGCTAATGGGTAAGTGTATGAAATGGAGAGGATTCTGAAAATGTCATTACGAGGGTAGTGTCCGAAGCAATCCTTTGAATAGTTCAGAAGAGATTGCTTCGGAAAAGACCCTCGCAATGACAGACTGGGGAATCTTTCTGTAGTTGATGATATGTTCGGTTTCATTATTCGGATACTATGTTTGCGCTAAAGAGGAAGTTCTTATTGGAAATTTACCCACACAGAACTTAGAAGACCCTTAATTGAAATAGATTTTTTAGATACGGGAAAGTCCCCCTTAACAAAGGGGGATTCAGGGGGTTGTTTTCCTTGACAAGGGGTGTTAAAAATATCATATGAGGATTTACTATAATTCAAAATTAAAAATCCTTTCCAGAGAACTCAGAAAAAAGAGTACTTTGTCAGAGGTCTTACTCTGGAATATATTAAAAGGCAAGAAAATAAAAGGGTATCAGTTCATGCGGCAAAAGCCCATTGGCGACTATATCGTTGATTTCTTTTGTAATAAGCTAAAATTGGTAATTGAAATTGATGGTATTAGCCATAATGAAAAATCTGCGAGCGATCAAATAAGACAACAGAAGTTAGAATCATTAGGTTTATCGGTGTTACGGTTTTATGAATGGGATGTTAAAAAAGATATACACGCTGTAGTGCGGGTAATTGAAAACTGGATAGAAGAATTTGAAAGGAAAGATACAACTACAAAAAACACAACCCCCTGAATCCTCCTTTATTAAGGGGGACTTTGTGGGTTATGCAGAAAAGGATGGGATATTACCATCGAGGTTACTATTAACGGAGTACGTGATATCATATGAGGTGTTATCCCATTGCCAAGACAATATTTTGATAATAAAATTACAGATTATCATTGAAAGAAGATAAGAAGAGAATATGATTGATTTAATGGGAAAACCAGCACATCCGGGAATTTGAAACATCTCCGGAACTTTGGATAAATCTCCAGAATCAATACAAGAGAAATAAACTATGCGAATTGCTATTACCGGTTTAACAGGATTTTTGGGCTATTATGTAGCAAAAAGGCTTTTTGAAAGGGATGTTCAGATCCAGGCCATGATAAGAAACGACAGCAAAACCTTGCATCTGTCGGATTATCAAAAAAAAATTACCTTTGTAAGAGGAGATCTTACTGATAAAGAAACTGTGGGGAAATTTGTCCAGGGCGCCGATGTTGTTATCCATATGGCGTATGAGCGAAAGGGCGCTACCTTTCAGGAGGCGGCCAATAAGGATCTGAAAAGATTCGTAGAGGCAAATCTTTTCGGTAGCATAGAATTGTTAGAGGCATCGAAGCAAGCCCATATCAGGCAATTCATCTTTATCAGCTCCTGCGCAGTGTATGGGCACATCTTTCCTCATATCAAGCTGGATGAATTCCATCCCCTGATACCCGATTCAAACTACGGCGCTTATAAGGCATCGATAGAGGCATTTTGTCATGCATACTTCACAACAAAAGCCTTTGATACAACGATTTTCCGTCCTGTAGGCATTTACGGTATCAATCCGCACCTGGCTCACTCTGCCTGGTACCATATCGTAAAAGATATTAAGCACGGGTGTAATATAGAGGTTTCCGGCGGCGGAAAGATAGTTTGTGCGGAGAATGTAGCACAGGCTATAGATTTGGCAATTGACAACAAAGAGACCTCAGGAAAGATTTATAACCTGGTCGACTTCTACGCAGATAACATGAGCATAGCCCGTATTGCAAAAGAACTCTGTGCCTCCAACTCCCATATCAGCGGCACACCTAAGCAGCCTGTCAATACAATTGATAACACTCAATCCAGGATGTTAGGTGTGCGCTATACAGGAATTGAGGGTTTAAGGCGATATATTCAAGAATTACTACGTTGTATGTAACTATAAAAGCATAATGGAGGGGGAAAACCTTGTGTTCGTCCCGCGATTTACCCCGTATGCAGTCTCTTAAAGACCTGATTGTAGAAAAAATACAGAAAAAAGGGAAGATTCCCTTTGCCGAATTTATGCAAACAGTGTTATATCATCCGCACTATGGCTATTATAACGCAGAGAAGGAGCGGATAGGAAAATTTGGGGATTATTATACAAGCCCTACGATCCACAGAATATTTGGGGAACTTATTGCAAAGCAATTGGAAGAGATGTGGAAGATAATGGGAGAAGGGATATTCAGCGTTGTTGAGATAGGCGCCAATAGAGGCTGGCTATGTTATGATATTGTGCAATGTATAAGAAAGGAATATCCGGAATTTTACCGGTATCTCCGCTATACCATCATTGAAACCAACCCTTATGCAAAGGAAAGACAAAGAGCACTTTTGGACTCTATTGAATCGACAGATAAAAAGATTTCGTGGCATACCCGCGCCAAAGATGGATTCTCATTCGGCAAGATTCAAGGATGTTTCTTATCGAATGAATTTATTGATGCGCTACCCGTTCACCGGCTCAGGGTAAAAAATAAGACTTTAAAAGAAATTTATGTGGGTTATAATGGTCTGGAGTTTTTCGAAATAGAAGATGAAGTATCCATACATGCATTAGAAAGTCATCTTGAAACGCTTCCATTAGCCGGAGAAGAAGGGCGCATATACGAAGTAAATTTAGATGCCGCTGAATGGTTAAGGCATATTTCTGAAAGACTGAGAAAAGGGTTTGTCATAACTATTGATTATGGAGATACTATTGATGGAATATACCGGGAAGGCGC
The genomic region above belongs to Candidatus Jettenia caeni and contains:
- a CDS encoding two-component sensor kinase — encoded protein: MKLGTKCVLSISITLALILGISFTWIIQRQRYLLKEEIKKQAKILVKEVEITRKYLASVQDIINTDPISGNKVFKGLNPAKAGSEISHRISKSTPYIIRQISLKYRNPRNAPDDFETAILKTMEKQKPQDAFSRESLDANNKKILRYIDPLYIEEECLQCHGEPSGELDISGHKKEGYKIGDLRGAISIIAPLEPIYASLKTNIIILIGIASCSIGIVISVTFLLIRKLITRPIAKISHTMNAIASGDLAKRIHMNSRDEIGMLVTSINKMTEDLQKTTVSKAYVDNIIESMIDTLIVVDKNNKIKTVNKSTLKLLGYEEKDLIGKEVSIILPDKGNPIVNRRWDAISNEDVFKDYDITYRNRNNEDIPMHFCGRIMRNHEGEILGIVGVARDMRQIKKLISELSDFREATLYMLSDLEKTRLELEREEKKLELIVTEIGAYLCLIDNNMKIAWANKPFEDRFGKINSFIVPNCHSIFGCGEVPPEDCTASRVFKTGKIQETKRLVIGKDNEKKYYHFISSPIKDAQGNIVQVLELIQDITKMWQMEHQKEIIYNINKIITSGLMPEMFKAISNELKRIIDFDRISIALLDEKTQRFEVLAVDTPYDYTAISEGDWFPKEGSLLERVTFTGKPFIVRDTSKSAFWSDQTLMREGIKSRLGFPLEYKGAIVGTINFGSKRVNNFSEKHFTILEQIAMQLAIAIENTRLFAKTKESEERYRDLYDNAPDIYITNDENGSIINCNQTGAAILGYKKEELIGRHIFEFQTEKTRRIMEELLPKRFSGQLAKGLELQMVKKDGSIIDVSLNDNHICDNSGRIIAIRSVYRDITAKRKLEVQLVAAEKLASLGRVVASVAHEINNPLEGITNYLQLLLENMSKDEEERKYVELVMEGIHRIAGIVRRLLESNLNILEEKGDHNINHHIQNIVSLLQRKLTQNTITVNQFLDNNLPQIRCHPNQLEQVFTNLILNAIDAMPYGGVINIVTQMENEHLLIRFTDNGYGIPDKDLPKIFEPFFSTKKGTGSGLGLWICYNIITEHAGRIDVKSKLNMGTTIQITLPL
- a CDS encoding malate dehydrogenase, which produces MKLAENLVTIRLKLKNVPGTLGRALSTIGKLGGSMGNIQIIKVNREFKIRDLAVYVTTDKQVKEIANALSAIGKEYIEIISMKDKVFELHEKGKIFLSNRINITTFEDLSRVYTPGVAKVCKAIQKRPELAREYTIIKNTVAVITDGTAVLGLGDIGPVAGMPVMEGKAMLFKTFGNIDAFPILLNTKDAGEIVKTIVNIAPTFGGINLEDISAPRCFEIEKRLQAELAIPVFHDDQHGTAVVCLAGLINALKVVKKEMEGISIVISGAGAAGTSIARILLRAGARNIVVCDTAGSIYKGRKVHMNPDKEALAEITNPKREKGTLADVMKGKDVFIGVSGPNIIHKDFVKTMNENSIVFAMANPDPEIEPDSIEGIARIIATGRSDYQNQINNVLCFPGIFRGALDSGATTINDEMKMAAAYAIACGIEEEHLSEDYIIPGVFNENVHRDVARAVADAARKSGVATREVL
- a CDS encoding lipoyl synthase, coding for MRPHWLKTKLSAGKNFHDIKGILREKQLHTVCEQALCPNIGECFEQRTATFLILGNTCTRRCEFCAVKKGDPARIDKGEPHRIAEAVKEMGLAYVVVTSVTRDDLSDGGASVYAETIYHIRKYIENCKVEVLIPDFGGSLKALETVIHARPDIINHNIETVPRLYSKVRPVADYARSLKLLKHVHEKNPFLITKSGLMLGLGEEWNEIIEVMQGIRNAGCDLLTLGQYLSPARNALPIQRYYTPEEFEILKREGICMGFTYVESGPLVRSSYHAQRQTDYVLI
- a CDS encoding ammonium transporter protein, encoding MLRKQSYYRSSRLILATLSGISVLTIIFYPSYAVYAETPLQLFQKKLNFIWLIVSASMVFFMQVGFTAFEAGSVQAKNAISVAVKNILDFLVSAIMYFLLGFGIMFGASYKGYLGTNNFLFFGIDTHLTSLGYAFVFFQLVFASTAAIITSGAFSERAKLSTHVCTTIFVVSFIYPVFGHWAWGHLFHHNQFGWLGKLGFIDFAGSTVVHSISGWVALSGAIMLGPRMGKFNPDGTANRMYGHNLPLATIGTFFLWFGWFGFNGGAILQVDTSIGLVIINTTLAGAVAGVCAVAFGRLKNKRLDAAEILLGIMGGLVAIAAGSSRVSSLYACVVGFCAGIIAILAKDFVERVLKVDDPVGAVSVHGFCGAWGTLAVSLFTPASAFSITNSNRLLQAGVQCLGIIAGFVWAFSMGLLLFWCLKKFVGIRISKEEEVKGLNISEYADVTSWLDFVKISKVQDLNAALQDKIKERTRELEHIKEHLEEDVKNRTYELEASRDELKKKVEQLENFAKVAIGRELKMKKMEEELKTLKQKERS
- a CDS encoding putative epimerase/dehydratase, translated to MRIAITGLTGFLGYYVAKRLFERDVQIQAMIRNDSKTLHLSDYQKKITFVRGDLTDKETVGKFVQGADVVIHMAYERKGATFQEAANKDLKRFVEANLFGSIELLEASKQAHIRQFIFISSCAVYGHIFPHIKLDEFHPLIPDSNYGAYKASIEAFCHAYFTTKAFDTTIFRPVGIYGINPHLAHSAWYHIVKDIKHGCNIEVSGGGKIVCAENVAQAIDLAIDNKETSGKIYNLVDFYADNMSIARIAKELCASNSHISGTPKQPVNTIDNTQSRMLGVRYTGIEGLRRYIQELLRCM